The following coding sequences lie in one Macadamia integrifolia cultivar HAES 741 unplaced genomic scaffold, SCU_Mint_v3 scaffold944, whole genome shotgun sequence genomic window:
- the LOC122070556 gene encoding uncharacterized protein LOC122070556 yields the protein MVESPPDELTSSRTVPPAEMSIRMYINYYNLRTALQLISHRISTPSPYLLANVSTSKHIYASSSMKHQGLQFLSLNARGIHSEPDSPMMGGKVEEDKEPHEQPPAPVPHPSPKPTFPTWVKWVLGSVLTIILPFWKQKWEKLKAIEGAMEVAVEEVEEVAEAVEKVADMAEKVSEEVANSIPEDGPLKEAALLAERVTKEVAKEAHLTEEIIHTVEVLKEEVESLIDPLGTKRKDAHGQK from the exons ATGGTCGAGTCCCCGCCGGACGAGTTAACTTCATCCAGAACTGTGCCGCCGGCAGAAATGTCTATTAGAATGTATATCAATTATTACAATCTACGTACTGCCCTTCAACTCATCTCTCATCGTATTAGCACCCCATCGCCTTACCTGCTCGCAAATGTTTCCACTTCCAAGCACATATATGCTTCTTCTTCCATGAAACATCAAGGCcttcaatttctctctcttaatgcTCGTGGAATTCATAGTGAACCAGACTCACCAATGAT GGGGGGAAAGGTTGAGGAAGACAAGGAACCACATGAACAACCACCGGCGCCGGTGCCTCATCCTTCACCAAAACCCACCTTCCCAACTTG GGTAAAATGGGTTCTGGGATCGGTCCTTACGATCATTCTACCATTTTGGAAGCAAAAGTGGGAAAAATTGAAGGCCATtgaag GTGCCATGGAAGTGGCGGTAGAGGAGGTTGAAGAGGTAGCAGAGGCTGTGGAGAAGGTTGCGGATATGGCTGAGAAGGTATCAGAAGAGGTGGCTAATAGCATTCCAGAGGATGGGCCTCTTAAGGAAGCTGCTTTGTTAGCTGAACGTGTAACCAAAGAAGTTGCCAAGGAAGCACACTTAACTGAGGAAATCATCCACACG GTCGAGGTACTGAAAGAGGAGGTGGAGTCATTAATTGATCCTCTTGGAACTAAGAGGAAGGATGCACATGGACAAAAATAG
- the LOC122070544 gene encoding 30S ribosomal protein 2, chloroplastic isoform X2, with protein sequence MALRLLWIPSTISGDEHCSRKSTVQRCCQTKFSSFLFSTSLVSRVSDILPFTAKPRSRRRSNFVVLHISSSANQEQPLSSSTITTETGTDNETRTRLIAQNVPWTSTIEDIRNLFQKYGTVTDVELSMHDKTRNRGLAFITMGSPDEAVAALTNLDNYEFEGRVMKVNYSRSLKKKPSVKPEPVTKHNVFVGNLSQKVRSRDLTEFFSSGSCNLVTVQVIYQSNPRRPTGYGFVAFGSKEEAEAAVSVFNGKSCFCCRN encoded by the exons ATGGCGCTTCGTCTTCTCTGGATTCCATCAACGATTTCGGGCGACGAACATTGTTCAAGGAAGAGCACAGTGCAGAGATGTTGTCAGACCAAGTTCTCTTCGTTTCTCTTCTCTACCTCCCTAGTCTCTCGTGTTTCAGATATTCTTCCTTTCACAGCAAAACccagaagtagaagaagaagcaacttCGTTGTCTTGCATATCTCCTCCTCTGCAAATCAAGAGCAGCCTTTGTCTTCCTCTACTATCACTACTGAAACAGGAACAGATAATGAAACACGAACAAGATTGATTGCTCAGAACGTACCCTGGACATCCACTATCGAAGATATCCGAAATCTGTTCCAGAAATACGGAACCGTCACAGATGTTGAG CTCTCAATGCATGACAAGACCAGAAACAGGGGATTGGCTTTTATCACAATGGGTTCACCAGACGAGGCAGTTGCAGCTCTAACTAATCTCGACAATTAT GAATTTGAGGGACGAGTCATGAAAGTAAACTATTCCAGATCATTGAAGAAAAAACCTTCAGTGAAGCCAGAGCCAGTGACAAAGCATAATGTTTTTGTTGGGAATTTGTCCCAGAAAGTAAGGTCCAGAGATCTTACAGAGTTCTTTAGTTCCGGAAGCTGTAATCTTGTCACCGTCCAGGTTATATACCAGAGTAATCCAAGACGGCCTACTGGGTATGGATTCGTTGCCTTTGGATCCAAGGAAGAGGCAGAGgctgctgtttctgtttttaaTGGAAAG AGTTGCTTCTGTTGCAGAAATTGA
- the LOC122070544 gene encoding 30S ribosomal protein 2, chloroplastic isoform X1, translating to MALRLLWIPSTISGDEHCSRKSTVQRCCQTKFSSFLFSTSLVSRVSDILPFTAKPRSRRRSNFVVLHISSSANQEQPLSSSTITTETGTDNETRTRLIAQNVPWTSTIEDIRNLFQKYGTVTDVELSMHDKTRNRGLAFITMGSPDEAVAALTNLDNYEFEGRVMKVNYSRSLKKKPSVKPEPVTKHNVFVGNLSQKVRSRDLTEFFSSGSCNLVTVQVIYQSNPRRPTGYGFVAFGSKEEAEAAVSVFNGKKLMGRPVRLALSKRSLKEGLEEVASQSEEPES from the exons ATGGCGCTTCGTCTTCTCTGGATTCCATCAACGATTTCGGGCGACGAACATTGTTCAAGGAAGAGCACAGTGCAGAGATGTTGTCAGACCAAGTTCTCTTCGTTTCTCTTCTCTACCTCCCTAGTCTCTCGTGTTTCAGATATTCTTCCTTTCACAGCAAAACccagaagtagaagaagaagcaacttCGTTGTCTTGCATATCTCCTCCTCTGCAAATCAAGAGCAGCCTTTGTCTTCCTCTACTATCACTACTGAAACAGGAACAGATAATGAAACACGAACAAGATTGATTGCTCAGAACGTACCCTGGACATCCACTATCGAAGATATCCGAAATCTGTTCCAGAAATACGGAACCGTCACAGATGTTGAG CTCTCAATGCATGACAAGACCAGAAACAGGGGATTGGCTTTTATCACAATGGGTTCACCAGACGAGGCAGTTGCAGCTCTAACTAATCTCGACAATTAT GAATTTGAGGGACGAGTCATGAAAGTAAACTATTCCAGATCATTGAAGAAAAAACCTTCAGTGAAGCCAGAGCCAGTGACAAAGCATAATGTTTTTGTTGGGAATTTGTCCCAGAAAGTAAGGTCCAGAGATCTTACAGAGTTCTTTAGTTCCGGAAGCTGTAATCTTGTCACCGTCCAGGTTATATACCAGAGTAATCCAAGACGGCCTACTGGGTATGGATTCGTTGCCTTTGGATCCAAGGAAGAGGCAGAGgctgctgtttctgtttttaaTGGAAAG AAATTGATGGGTAGACCAGTCCGTTTGGCCCTCAGTAAAAGAAGTTTGAAAGAAGGATTAGAAGAGGTAGCTTCTCAGTCTGAAGAACCAGAGAGCTGA